The Streptomyces noursei ATCC 11455 sequence TGACGATGACCGAGCAGGGCATCGGCAAGTGGCTGCGACGCCACGGTTTCTCCCCGCAGCGCCCGGACCGGCGCTCGTACCGGCAGGACCAGGAGAAGGTCGACGTCTGGCTGCAGCAGGACTACCCGGCCATCGCCGCCCGGGCCTCGGCTGAGAAGGCGGTGATCGCGTGGGCCGACCAGTGCGGCCTGTGCTCGGACACCGCCCCGCCCGGCAGGAGCTGGGCTCCAGCCGGCCAGACCCCCGTCGTGCGCGTGAACGGCCGACGGTTCCGGGTGAACATCATGTCCGCCATCGCCTCCCGCGGCTCGCTCTGGTTCACCGTGTTCACCGGCAAGTTCACCGCGAAGGTCTTCACCGTCTTCCTCGACCGCCTGGCCCGCCAAGCCGGCCGCAAGGTCCACGTGATCGCCGACCGGCACCCCGTTCACCGCAGCAAGACCGTCCGCGCCTGGCTGGAGGCCAACAGCGACCGCGTCGAACTGCACCTGATGCCCGGCTACAGTCCCGAACTCAACCCCGACGAGCTCCTGAACGCGGACCTCAAGCGCCACGTCCACGCCGCACGCACCCGCTCGGCGGACGACCTCGCCCACGAGACCCGACGCTTCCTCCACCGCCGCCAGAAACAACCCCGCACCGTCCGCGGCTACTTCCACACCCACCACGTCCGCTACACCATCGAATAGGCAATCAAATAGTTTTGCCTCAATAACGCCGCCGCCGAGGCGTTCAACTCGCTGATCAAGGTCGAGTACATCCACCGGCACCGTTTCCGGACCCGGGCCGAGGCCCGCCTGAAGATCGCGACGTGGATCGCGGACTTCTACAACACCAGACGCCGGCACAGCCGGGCTGGCGGTCTCCCGCCCGTGGAGTTCGAGCGGATGATCCGTCAGCAACGCCAAGCCGCCCGCGAGAAGCGCGAAGCGGCGTGAGACAGGACTCTACGTTCCCGGGGGATTGACATGCGCCGCCTGCCCTGGCGGGACATCGCCCTGGACCACTACGAGCGCACCCGTGCCCACCACCGCCTGGAGATCCGCAGGCTGAAGACCGCGGCCTTCGCCCACATCGACTATTCCGACGCGGCCCAGGCCCTCCAAGTTGTGCGCTGGCGCAAGGACTTCACCAGCGGCAGGCTCACCATCGAACGCGTCTACCTGATCACCAGCCTGCCGCCCGGCGCCGTGAGCGGCGCCCAGCTCGCCGAATGGATCCGAGGGCAATGGAAGATCGAAAACCTGTTACACCACGTCCGGGACCGCACCTTCCGCGAGGATGACTCCAAGATCCACGTCGGCCGGCTCCCTCGCGTCATGGCCGGCCTGCGCAACCTCGCCATCAGTGTTCACCGCCAGGATGGACGCACCAACATCGCCGCCGCCCTACACGAAGCGGCCCGCGACTGGAACCGCCCCCGGCCGCCCTCGGCCTCACCGGATGAACCCGGACAGAAAGCGATCATGCAACGGCCCCTGCCTGTGACCTGGTCGGAGCGGACGCCGACGGCCCGCTTGTAGGGCCGCTGAAAAGTCAGGCCCCACCGCTTGAGGCACTTGCCCACCCCGGGCTCGGTCAGCCGCACCCGGTACAGCTTCGCGATCAGGTCACCGACCAGGCGCCGGGTCCACAACTGGCCCACCAGCCCCACATCACAGGGCCGCTGATCGAGAACCGCCTGCCGCACCGCCGCCTGTTTCGCCTCGCACAGTACCTGGTGCACGCCCACCGGCCGGCCTTTAGGCCGGGCAAGCAACGCGTCCCGGCCTCCGGCCTGCCACTTCACCCACCAGCTGTCCACGGCCTTGAGCGACACCCCGAAAACCGCCGCGACATCCTCGCGGTCCCGCCCCGCCACCAGCGCGGCCACCGCCCGCAGACGCAGAACCTCCTGCGCTGACGGCGGCAGATGCCGCGCGTCCCCCACCAGATCACTCACACCCAGCTCAACGGCCAAGAATCAGAAGTGTTTCGGATCAATAAAGGATGGGCCGAGGAGAGACCATGAGGAGATATGCTTCGATTTCGGTGAGTGTAGTGGCTTCGGCAGTAAGTGCGTCTTTAATATTGCCAGCAGGGACAGCCTCTGCATTTACCAGGGTAATTCAATCGCGTCACACTAAGGTTTGTGGATCGAGTCGACTCAACATCAATGATGCGGAGGAAGAGAAAAAGGGTGTCGTCACCTTTAATGGCTGTGATCAGAACGTAAGCAGCGATTCGGCGCTAGTTGATAAGTATAACTGGACGGAAGAAAATGAAGGCTCCCATGTAAATTTTCGGCCGTCGGATTGTGACGTCACGTTCGAGAATGATGATAGGCAGGCCCGCGTAAAGTGTAATCAAAATGACCATTTCTCCATGGCTGAGTTGTACGTTAGCGCGCGGGGTGCGGATTCTGCGACTGAAGGGCCTGGCGCAAAATTTGAAGGCCGCATAATGATTCCGGCAGACGGTTCAGAGTGGCTCTTGGAACCGAAGAATTTTAAGATTAAGGAGGCTCTTTCTGGGCCCGGTAGCAGCATCCTCGGCATTTTGCCAGTGGAAGGTATGCCCGATGAAGCGTGTCACTACAGTCGAATTAAGACCGATAATCTTTTTGTGGTCCCAGATTTCCTCCTGCCAGATACGTCCGCTGGTGGGTGGCACACAATAAATCAAGGGCGAGCAGGAAAGGGTCAGCCTGTAATTAACGGGACGCAATATCTTGAGCTGCTCAAGAGTGCTGACAGTAAGCTTAAGAACTTCCTAGACAGTCGACCATCAGGGGCGTTTAAGACGTCCAATGGTGGCGTAGTTTCAAGCGATGAAGTCGCACAGGCTTTCCGGGGGTTTGCAACGGAGGTAGCGGTTGACCTTGTCAGGAATCCACTCCAGGCGGCGAATTTTACTGCACACAGCGCTGCGGGCAATTTACTCGCAGGCTGGGGACTTTATGCAACACTTTCGGATAACAGCGCAATTGCTGCTGATAAGGTTTCTGCATATACCGGAATGGGGGCCGCGGTAGTTGACGCCGCAACCCCTTTTGCTAAACGCGCATTTGCGAAATTTACGGGAGGTTCGGCTTCACGTATCGCGATAAGTGCAGGTAAGCTGGTCCCCTATGCGGGATGGGTGTTAGGAACCGCATCGGATGGTGCTGCGCTGGCCAGCTCTATCACTAAGGGGGATAGCTCGGGAGTCGCTATAGATGGAGCCGCCTTTCTTGGCAGCTTCCTTCTGCCCTGGTTCCCACCGGCTGCGTTGTTATATATACCGTCATTAATTAATGCCCTCGATAGCGCCTTGGCCACCCCCGGCGTGCCCTCCCTTACTGTCGATGGAATGAATGCTTTTGCGGCGCCAGTGTTAACCGAGATGGTTTCGGATGTTACGAGTCCTTCTGATGCCGAGGTCACTCAAATTGTGGGATCGGCCGGCTATGCGGACTTCGTATATTCAAATATCAGCGGCGGGGAGCCCGGTAATGACTTTGGCGCTTACGTTAAAGACATTGCGCGTGCGAAGGGTAAGAGTAAACTAGATTCGATGAGGGAGCATCCAGAAGCATATTACGACCTTTTTGAGAGCGTGGTGAACGTTTGGGTCGACGAGGCGACAATTCCACTTGCGAAGCGAATTGCGGAGGGTGGAAATCCGTTCACCCTTTGGTGGGACGCCGGTAGGCACTATAAGGATGCTTTCAAGAAGGGAATAAAGAAGAATAAGTCCTATATCATCGATGCCTTCAAGCGGAGTTTGGACCTCAATGAAGAAAAGATACTTAGCCGCTGGGGTGATAAGGCGGAGGAAGTAGCTCGCTCTTGGTGATCTGTGGCAGCGCTAAGGTGTGCTCCATGGTTAGACTTTGACATACTGGGCGATCTGCTGGTTGCTGCGTTATCCAGCAAGGACGAGGAGGGTTATGCAGAACCCCTGAAAAGGCCGCTGTCGACCTGCATAAAGTAACGCGCCCCGCTCCTGGAGCCTTTTCCAACCTGATGTGGTTGGTGGGGGTGTAGGCAGGGGTCCTTGCGAGATCGAAGATCGTCCGGTTCGCCGGAGTTGTCGTGAAGCAGGGTGAGCGTCCTGGTTCGGGCAGAAGGGGAGCGCAGTACAGGCACGGCCTCGGTGATCATGTGGGTGTCGAAGTCCCATGAGCGCTTGGTGAGTCCGTGCCTGCATCTGCATGTTCCCGCATGCCTGCCGCGCTGGAACAACTGGCCCCGGTTTCTGCTCCGGTCCCGCTGATGGACGCGGTCCGTCTGTCCGTATTCCTGGATCTGGTTCCCGATCCACGCGGCTGCCGCGGACGCCGCTATCGGCTGTCGGCGCTGGTGACCGCTGCCGCGGCGAGTGTCCTGGCCGGCGCCCGCTCGCTCATCGCGATCACGGAGTGGATCAGCGACGCACCGGCGTGGGCCTGCCGGACCCTCGGCTTCCCCGTCGATCCGCTGACCGGACAGGTCCGCGTTCCGCACCCGCATACGCTGCGACGCCTCCTCGTGCAGCTCGACGGCGATGCCCTGGACACCGCGATCGGCGCGTTTCTCACCGCCCGCGCCACCCCGGCCGGGCCCGGACTGCGCGCGATCGCGGTCGACGGCAAGGCCCTGCGTGGCTCGCGCACCTCCACCACCGGCTACGTCACCCTGCTCGCCGCAATGGACCACACCGGCACCGTCCTCGCCCAGCGCCAGGTCGCCGACAAGAGCAACGAAATCCCCGCGTTCGCCCCGCTGCTGGACAGCGTCGACCGGACCGGCACCGTGATCACCGCCGACGCGCTCCACACCCAGCACGCCCACGGCGCCTACCTCCGAGCCCGCGGCGCCCACTACATCGCGCACGTCAAGGCGAACCACCCCACCCTCTTCGACCGCGTGCGCCGCCTGCCCTGGCGGGACATCGCCCTGGACCACTACGAGCGCACCCGTGCCCACCACCGCCTGGAGATCCGCAGGCTGAAGACCGCGGCCTTCGCCCACATCGACTATTCCGACGCGGCCCAGGCCCTCCAAGTTGTGCGCTGGCGCAAGGACTTCACCAGCGGCAGGCTCACCATCGAACGCGTCTACCTGATCACCAGCCTGCCGCCCGGCGCC is a genomic window containing:
- a CDS encoding IS630 family transposase; the encoded protein is MAIEVGDARLLSAAAQEVVRLRVVAALESGRVGSYREAAEVFGVSSRSVGTWWRAYRTGGREALAAPVKTGMGRDELVSDQDRAVLFQAMADYTPEDLLIGGPLWTRALVGELIRLVTGVTMTEQGIGKWLRRHGFSPQRPDRRSYRQDQEKVDVWLQQDYPAIAARASAEKAVIAWADQCGLCSDTAPPGRSWAPAGQTPVVRVNGRRFRVNIMSAIASRGSLWFTVFTGKFTAKVFTVFLDRLARQAGRKVHVIADRHPVHRSKTVRAWLEANSDRVELHLMPGYSPELNPDELLNADLKRHVHAARTRSADDLAHETRRFLHRRQKQPRTVRGYFHTHHVRYTIE
- a CDS encoding ISAs1 family transposase; the protein is MPAALEQLAPVSAPVPLMDAVRLSVFLDLVPDPRGCRGRRYRLSALVTAAAASVLAGARSLIAITEWISDAPAWACRTLGFPVDPLTGQVRVPHPHTLRRLLVQLDGDALDTAIGAFLTARATPAGPGLRAIAVDGKALRGSRTSTTGYVTLLAAMDHTGTVLAQRQVADKSNEIPAFAPLLDSVDRTGTVITADALHTQHAHGAYLRARGAHYIAHVKANHPTLFDRVRRLPWRDIALDHYERTRAHHRLEIRRLKTAAFAHIDYSDAAQALQVVRWRKDFTSGRLTIERVYLITSLPPGAVSGAQLAEWIRGQWKIENLLHHVRDRTFREDDSKIHVGRLPRVMAGLRNLAISVHRQDGRTNIAAALHEAARDWNREEPRSSRTAVPIGSKSRTTERARGTEA